Proteins encoded in a region of the Dorea longicatena genome:
- a CDS encoding DUF3794 and LysM peptidoglycan-binding domain-containing protein translates to MEYLKKEIRTFQNGKTVNDQFYIDDDYNVPDAKKDVGRIIISDGTLQVEEMKQVENYLKVTGKLEFRVLYTADETIPEPASLEGRIPFEEMIYLEQEPDGNLVLKTADVDLTVTVIHSRKLNIKTLAEITIGMEKCVGEELTTDIEGENPVFKKTKEEELLKVFATGKDTYRIKEEVSLSGTKENIGTILWTDVTGGKADTQIGTDELLIQGELNIFCLYESVEEKTDWINRTVPYEGRIECMGTVPGMYHQASLNLTDVNVEARMDENGEMRILGIEATLEVRLVVYEEEKIQILEDMYMLDHVCVPDIKEKKCFRLKLQNHSKCRIAEELTLPELKDNILQICYCKGKIQPESTKAEEDGIHIEGVLHLMFLYVREDDQMPFGVWQGMVPFTYLLENGGGEPEAEELDWTVEQLSVGLMGNGEVEVKAVLAFNCFQKEPVMVQNIESAKFTPMSTEELENRPGIVGYFVKNGDTLWNLAKKYNTTVENIKEVNHMEKEDVNKGDKILIFKQNLSIL, encoded by the coding sequence ATGGAGTATTTAAAAAAGGAGATCCGTACTTTTCAGAACGGAAAGACGGTAAATGACCAGTTCTATATTGATGATGATTATAATGTTCCGGATGCAAAGAAGGACGTAGGCAGGATTATAATAAGTGACGGGACATTACAGGTGGAAGAGATGAAACAGGTAGAAAATTATCTGAAAGTGACAGGCAAACTGGAATTCAGAGTTTTGTATACTGCAGATGAAACGATACCGGAGCCTGCAAGCCTGGAAGGAAGGATTCCATTTGAAGAAATGATCTATCTTGAGCAGGAGCCGGATGGAAATCTGGTACTAAAGACAGCAGATGTTGATCTTACGGTAACGGTAATCCATTCAAGAAAACTGAATATCAAGACACTTGCAGAGATTACGATCGGAATGGAAAAATGTGTGGGAGAAGAGCTCACAACAGATATAGAAGGAGAAAATCCTGTATTTAAAAAGACAAAAGAAGAAGAACTTCTGAAGGTATTTGCAACAGGAAAGGATACGTACCGGATTAAAGAAGAGGTGTCTCTTAGCGGGACAAAAGAGAATATCGGTACGATTCTTTGGACGGATGTGACAGGCGGAAAAGCAGATACACAGATTGGAACGGATGAACTCCTGATACAAGGAGAACTGAATATATTCTGCCTCTATGAAAGTGTGGAAGAAAAGACAGACTGGATAAACAGGACGGTTCCATATGAGGGAAGGATAGAATGTATGGGGACTGTGCCGGGAATGTATCATCAGGCCAGTCTGAATCTTACAGATGTGAATGTTGAAGCCCGCATGGATGAAAACGGGGAAATGCGTATTCTTGGTATAGAGGCGACACTGGAAGTACGTCTTGTTGTATATGAAGAAGAAAAAATCCAGATTCTTGAAGATATGTATATGCTGGATCATGTCTGCGTTCCGGATATAAAAGAAAAGAAGTGCTTCCGCTTAAAGCTTCAGAACCATTCAAAATGCAGGATCGCCGAAGAACTGACACTTCCGGAACTAAAAGACAATATTCTTCAGATCTGTTACTGTAAAGGAAAGATACAGCCGGAATCTACGAAAGCAGAAGAAGATGGAATCCATATCGAAGGTGTTCTTCATCTGATGTTTTTGTATGTCAGGGAAGATGATCAGATGCCGTTTGGTGTATGGCAGGGAATGGTGCCGTTTACATATCTTTTAGAGAATGGGGGCGGAGAACCTGAAGCAGAAGAACTGGACTGGACAGTTGAGCAGCTTTCCGTAGGACTTATGGGAAACGGAGAGGTGGAAGTAAAGGCTGTGCTGGCATTCAACTGTTTCCAGAAAGAGCCTGTTATGGTGCAAAATATTGAATCCGCAAAGTTCACCCCGATGAGTACCGAGGAGCTGGAAAACAGACCCGGCATTGTGGGATATTTTGTGAAAAACGGGGATACATTGTGGAATCTGGCGAAAAAATATAATACGACTGTGGAAAATATAAAAGAAGTGAATCATATGGAAAAAGAAGATGTAAATAAAGGCGATAAAATATTGATTTTTAAGCAAAATTTGAGTATACTATAA
- the ispE gene encoding 4-(cytidine 5'-diphospho)-2-C-methyl-D-erythritol kinase, which produces MDKMELKALGKINLGLDVLGRRENGYHDVRMVMQTVYLYDQIRIEKTKKPGIELSTNLFYLPVNENNLAYQAADLLMKEFDVKEGVKITLDKHIPVAAGMAGGSSNAAAVLFGINRMFSLGLSQKELMERGVTLGADVPYCVMRGTVLAEGIGEILTPLPACPKCHVLIAKPPISVSTKLVYEKLDSHEIEDHPDIDGIIDGLKAHDIEKVASSMGNVLEKVTIEEYPVIEQIKNVMKEHGALNAMMSGSGPTVFGIYDSKEKARKAAAKIREKQLAKQVYVTGIHNARRK; this is translated from the coding sequence ATGGATAAAATGGAATTGAAGGCACTTGGAAAGATCAATCTGGGTCTGGATGTTCTGGGGCGGAGAGAGAACGGATATCACGATGTACGTATGGTGATGCAGACAGTGTACCTGTACGACCAGATCCGGATAGAAAAGACGAAAAAGCCGGGAATAGAGTTGTCGACGAATCTTTTTTATCTGCCGGTGAATGAGAATAACCTGGCATATCAGGCAGCAGACCTTCTGATGAAAGAGTTCGACGTAAAAGAGGGTGTAAAGATCACCCTTGATAAACACATACCGGTGGCAGCAGGAATGGCAGGAGGAAGCTCGAATGCAGCGGCAGTTCTGTTCGGGATTAACCGTATGTTTTCACTTGGTCTTTCACAGAAAGAACTGATGGAAAGAGGAGTGACATTGGGAGCGGATGTTCCGTACTGCGTTATGCGGGGAACTGTTCTTGCGGAAGGAATCGGAGAGATACTGACACCACTTCCGGCCTGCCCGAAATGTCATGTGCTGATCGCAAAACCGCCGATCAGTGTATCGACGAAGCTGGTCTATGAAAAACTGGATTCGCATGAGATAGAGGATCATCCGGATATTGATGGTATTATAGACGGACTGAAGGCTCATGATATCGAAAAAGTTGCTTCGAGCATGGGAAATGTACTGGAAAAGGTAACGATCGAAGAATATCCGGTTATTGAACAGATCAAGAATGTAATGAAAGAACATGGAGCTCTGAATGCTATGATGAGTGGCAGTGGGCCGACCGTTTTTGGAATTTATGACAGCAAAGAGAAAGCAAGAAAAGCAGCAGCAAAGATAAGAGAAAAGCAATTGGCAAAGCAGGTGTATGTGACAGGCATACATAATGCAAGGAGGAAATAA
- a CDS encoding S1 RNA-binding domain-containing protein gives MGLTDYLGKKRRLMIVKEVEFGVYLGNKDDKVLLPKKQVPKDVEVGDPVEVFLYKDSSDRLIATTQEPKITLDELAVLKVADTGRIGAFLDWGLEKDLLLPFKEQTAKVKKGDEVLVALYVDKSGRLCATMKVYEKLRTDSPYKKDDHVEGIIYETSDNFGVFVAVDDCYSALIPKREAFGRLRVGDRVSARVLKVREDGKLDLSVREKAFLQMDADAAMIMKRMEEYGGKLPFNDKADPEVIKQEFGLSKNAFKRAVGRLLKEGHIKISEKNIEMKKK, from the coding sequence ATGGGATTAACAGATTATTTAGGAAAGAAAAGAAGATTGATGATCGTTAAAGAAGTAGAGTTCGGGGTATATCTTGGTAATAAAGATGACAAAGTCCTGCTTCCGAAAAAACAGGTACCAAAAGATGTAGAAGTCGGAGATCCTGTAGAAGTATTTTTGTATAAAGATTCGTCTGACCGTCTGATCGCAACAACGCAGGAGCCAAAGATCACGTTAGATGAACTGGCAGTATTGAAAGTTGCAGATACCGGAAGAATCGGGGCGTTCCTTGACTGGGGACTGGAAAAAGACCTTCTGCTTCCGTTCAAAGAACAGACTGCAAAAGTAAAAAAAGGTGATGAAGTGCTTGTCGCACTGTATGTGGACAAGTCCGGAAGACTTTGTGCGACAATGAAAGTATACGAAAAGCTTCGTACAGATTCTCCATATAAAAAGGATGATCATGTAGAAGGAATCATTTACGAGACGAGTGATAACTTCGGAGTGTTCGTGGCAGTAGATGACTGCTACAGTGCACTGATCCCGAAGAGAGAAGCATTTGGCAGGTTAAGAGTCGGAGACCGTGTATCCGCCAGAGTCCTGAAAGTAAGAGAAGACGGAAAGCTTGACTTAAGTGTCAGAGAGAAAGCATTTCTTCAGATGGATGCCGATGCGGCGATGATCATGAAACGTATGGAAGAATACGGTGGAAAGCTTCCATTTAACGATAAAGCAGATCCGGAAGTAATCAAACAGGAATTCGGATTAAGTAAAAATGCATTCAAACGTGCCGTTGGAAGACTTCTTAAAGAAGGACATATAAAAATTTCTGAAAAGAATATTGAAATGAAAAAGAAATAA
- the spoIIR gene encoding stage II sporulation protein R, giving the protein MKRETICLIIACLISFILTSGIMNWRMEIVHAELSDTQQSLAKEVFRFHVIAESDSANDQKIKLKVRDAVLKYMKAHMTRAERRDAKATKAWTLTHKKELTDTADKILKKEKVSYRAKAEVTTCYFPDKRYGDIIFPEGNYEALRIVLGKGNGHNWWCVLYPNLCFTNATCAVVDEDGKKELKEALSAEEYEMVTATSEFKIKWFFFGKDHAKESD; this is encoded by the coding sequence ATGAAACGAGAAACGATCTGCCTGATCATAGCCTGTCTGATATCGTTCATACTGACATCGGGCATTATGAACTGGCGTATGGAAATTGTACATGCAGAACTTAGCGATACACAGCAGTCACTGGCCAAAGAAGTCTTCCGTTTTCATGTGATCGCAGAAAGTGACAGTGCAAATGATCAGAAAATCAAACTGAAAGTGCGGGATGCGGTTCTAAAGTATATGAAAGCACATATGACCAGAGCCGAAAGAAGGGATGCAAAGGCGACAAAAGCATGGACCCTGACCCACAAAAAAGAACTGACGGATACAGCAGATAAAATATTGAAAAAAGAGAAAGTATCATACCGGGCGAAAGCGGAGGTGACCACCTGCTATTTTCCGGACAAACGGTATGGAGATATCATTTTTCCCGAGGGAAATTACGAAGCACTGAGAATTGTACTTGGGAAGGGAAATGGACATAACTGGTGGTGTGTACTTTATCCAAATCTGTGTTTTACCAATGCAACCTGTGCAGTGGTAGATGAAGATGGAAAGAAAGAACTGAAAGAAGCATTAAGTGCAGAAGAATATGAAATGGTAACGGCCACTTCAGAATTTAAGATAAAGTGGTTTTTCTTCGGAAAAGATCATGCAAAGGAGTCAGACTAA
- a CDS encoding GntR family transcriptional regulator, translating to MESNFKVNMNEYLPLRDVVFNTLRQAILRGELKPGERLMEIQLANKLGVSRTPIREAIRKLELEGLVLMIPRKGAEVAEITEKNMRDVLEVRKALEELAVQLACDKITKEEIEEMKKAAEDFKKILKSKDITEIAEADVRFHDIIYMATDNQKLIQLLNNLREQMYRYRVEYLKREEAHPQLIAEHAAIIEYISKGEKKAATDIMCKHIDNQVTTVIDVIRTKQN from the coding sequence ATGGAATCGAATTTTAAAGTAAATATGAATGAATATCTGCCGCTTAGAGATGTCGTGTTCAATACTTTGAGACAGGCGATCTTGCGAGGAGAGTTAAAACCGGGAGAAAGACTGATGGAGATCCAGCTTGCAAATAAACTCGGAGTAAGCCGTACCCCGATCCGTGAAGCAATCCGCAAACTGGAACTGGAAGGCCTGGTACTGATGATTCCAAGAAAAGGAGCTGAGGTAGCAGAGATCACAGAAAAGAATATGCGGGACGTTCTGGAAGTAAGAAAAGCACTGGAAGAACTGGCTGTGCAGCTTGCATGTGATAAGATCACGAAAGAAGAGATCGAAGAGATGAAGAAAGCTGCGGAAGATTTTAAGAAGATCTTAAAGAGTAAAGATATTACAGAGATCGCTGAAGCAGATGTACGTTTCCATGACATTATCTATATGGCAACAGACAATCAGAAACTGATCCAGCTTCTGAATAATTTAAGAGAACAGATGTATCGTTATCGTGTGGAATATCTGAAACGTGAAGAAGCACATCCACAGCTGATCGCAGAGCATGCCGCAATCATAGAATACATCAGTAAAGGTGAGAAGAAGGCGGCAACAGATATTATGTGTAAACATATTGATAACCAGGTGACCACTGTGATTGATGTGATCCGCACAAAACAGAATTAA
- a CDS encoding acyl-[acyl-carrier-protein] thioesterase encodes MRDNQYTIDGRIRFSEVDHTRRITLPGIVNYFQDCSTFQSEDLGLGIEHCSEKKRAWILSSWQVVVERYPKIGEKIQTSTWATDFNGLFGERNFCMTDSEGKDVAYANSLWVYMDMEKGRPSRPEESEIAPYGVGDPYEMEYESRKIALPKEAKELESFPVRRYHIDTNEHVNNCQYVQMALESLPKDKEVHQMRVEYKKSAVYGDVIYPRIAIEEDRTVIELCNEKARPYAVIEFKFA; translated from the coding sequence ATGAGAGACAATCAATATACGATAGATGGAAGAATACGATTCAGTGAAGTGGATCATACCAGAAGAATTACCCTGCCGGGAATCGTAAATTATTTTCAGGACTGCAGTACATTCCAGTCAGAAGATCTGGGACTTGGAATCGAACACTGCAGCGAAAAAAAGCGGGCATGGATTCTGTCATCTTGGCAGGTAGTGGTAGAACGTTATCCGAAGATCGGTGAAAAGATACAGACAAGTACATGGGCGACGGACTTTAACGGTTTGTTTGGAGAACGTAATTTCTGTATGACAGACAGTGAAGGAAAAGATGTAGCATATGCAAATTCGCTGTGGGTATATATGGACATGGAAAAGGGACGTCCGTCAAGACCGGAAGAATCGGAGATTGCACCATACGGGGTAGGAGATCCGTATGAGATGGAATATGAATCAAGAAAAATCGCACTTCCGAAAGAGGCGAAAGAACTGGAAAGTTTTCCGGTACGCAGATATCATATTGATACGAATGAGCATGTCAACAACTGCCAATATGTACAGATGGCACTGGAATCATTGCCAAAAGATAAAGAAGTGCACCAGATGCGTGTGGAATATAAGAAATCAGCGGTATATGGTGATGTGATCTATCCAAGGATTGCCATAGAAGAGGACAGAACGGTTATAGAGCTTTGCAATGAAAAGGCCAGACCGTATGCAGTGATCGAATTTAAGTTTGCATAG